One genomic window of Candidatus Pseudobacter hemicellulosilyticus includes the following:
- a CDS encoding SusC/RagA family TonB-linked outer membrane protein, giving the protein MKKYLTIKTVGLFLAAVLTGAAGSASAQSAATDTSGDKTAQSGVVYEPGPLLQIPKTRSVAAYSTTSGEVLSVTPVANLTNTLYGRLNGLMVSQNGGQPGYDQAGLFMRGRGTYDNPNIVCYVDGFQVDISFYFQYLSAGEIESITLLKDPVTLATFGVKGANGVLWVTTKRAKTGEFRVDAQVVSGIQQAIKINKPYNSYDYARLYNQAISNDNYSLNGNQYAWTPTYSDAQLQSYKDGTGTNVDWYSEALKKIAHYTDANVNVQGGISEMARYNLFLDYMSQTGLFNAPRDGELGNNAGLQRFTIRSNIDLKFFKIFEGKVDLGGRIESYRYPMSSNNYDNASAWWSQLTTYPNNIYPVRDPATGNWSGNTLYPNNPVAQLNALGIYTSHDRTLQGNFSLKEDLGFVTPGLYLSQSVSFNTWSRVAQNKTATYARYYEGAVATSDRTTQISFGSNNPSGQTTWRQSNLVAGYDRSFNDHALSAVLNYYASELIPDANEDPSRITYRWQHLGARANYAYKGRYIAEIGAGYSGSDYYAPGNQWKFYPAVSLGWVVSNEPFLKDNRWISELKIKAGVGKAGNDQTNQGRYLYQQYYRYVAGSITGNNSLNYNNGLSLGRIASADISAEESTKYEAGFDLSLLSKININASWFLDKRSGIITRNNLVPGFLGYTGADMLPLQNIGKVTNSGVELAISYTDKVGDFTYGAELMGTYAKNKIDYQAEIPNKNGFSNTTGLPIGTPMGLVATGFYQLEDFNADGTLRSGIPVPGFGPVQPGDIRYADLDNNGIVDNTDITKIGNPGYPKFYYAFNLHVAYKSFDLSALFQGASGLSVNLLGSAYNLAVPFVGNTTIYPLAGNAWAYYPEQGIDTRNSASSPRLTTVSNTNNYTNSTFWMKDASFLRLRNLQLGYSMPEQLVQNLHLQKLRVFVTAVNPVLWSGFYKDYGLDPETPAGYPGIKSWNAGVSLSF; this is encoded by the coding sequence ATGAAGAAATATTTGACAATAAAAACAGTGGGCCTCTTCCTGGCGGCAGTGCTTACAGGCGCTGCAGGATCAGCCAGCGCCCAGTCTGCTGCTACAGATACTTCCGGGGACAAAACCGCTCAAAGCGGTGTTGTGTACGAACCGGGTCCCCTTTTACAGATACCCAAAACAAGATCTGTTGCTGCTTATTCCACCACTTCCGGTGAGGTGCTGTCGGTAACGCCGGTGGCCAACCTGACCAATACTTTATACGGCAGGCTCAACGGGCTCATGGTATCGCAGAATGGCGGCCAGCCCGGGTATGATCAGGCCGGGCTGTTCATGCGCGGCCGCGGCACTTACGATAATCCCAATATTGTTTGTTATGTGGACGGCTTCCAGGTGGATATCTCCTTTTATTTTCAATACCTGTCGGCCGGTGAAATTGAGAGCATCACCCTGCTGAAAGACCCCGTGACCCTGGCTACTTTTGGCGTGAAAGGCGCCAACGGCGTGCTGTGGGTCACTACCAAAAGGGCCAAAACGGGTGAGTTCCGGGTGGATGCACAGGTAGTGTCTGGTATTCAGCAGGCTATCAAGATCAATAAGCCGTATAACTCATATGATTATGCGCGTTTGTATAACCAGGCCATCAGTAATGATAACTATTCGTTGAACGGCAACCAGTATGCCTGGACGCCCACGTACAGCGATGCGCAGTTGCAGTCGTACAAGGATGGGACCGGCACCAATGTGGACTGGTATAGCGAGGCCCTGAAGAAGATAGCGCATTATACCGATGCCAATGTCAATGTACAGGGCGGCATCAGTGAAATGGCCAGGTATAACCTGTTCCTGGATTATATGAGCCAGACCGGCCTGTTCAATGCACCCAGGGACGGAGAACTGGGCAACAACGCCGGCCTGCAACGCTTTACCATCCGCTCCAATATCGACCTGAAATTCTTTAAGATATTTGAAGGGAAAGTTGACCTGGGAGGCAGGATAGAAAGCTATCGCTACCCCATGAGCAGCAATAACTACGACAATGCCTCCGCCTGGTGGAGCCAGCTGACCACTTATCCCAATAATATCTACCCGGTCAGGGATCCTGCCACCGGCAACTGGTCCGGTAATACTTTGTACCCCAATAACCCCGTAGCCCAGTTAAATGCGTTGGGGATCTATACTTCGCACGACAGGACCCTGCAGGGAAATTTCAGCCTGAAGGAAGACCTGGGCTTTGTAACGCCTGGTCTTTACCTGAGCCAGTCCGTTTCCTTCAATACCTGGTCCAGGGTAGCGCAGAATAAAACGGCCACCTATGCCCGCTATTATGAAGGGGCCGTAGCTACTTCCGACAGGACCACGCAGATCAGCTTTGGCTCCAATAATCCTTCTGGACAAACCACCTGGAGGCAATCCAACCTGGTAGCAGGTTATGATCGCAGCTTTAACGACCATGCCCTTTCTGCAGTGCTGAACTACTATGCCAGTGAGCTGATCCCCGATGCCAATGAAGATCCTTCCAGGATCACCTATCGCTGGCAGCACCTGGGGGCCAGGGCCAATTACGCTTACAAAGGCCGGTATATAGCAGAGATAGGCGCAGGCTACAGCGGCTCCGATTATTATGCGCCTGGCAACCAGTGGAAATTCTACCCGGCAGTCTCGCTGGGCTGGGTAGTGTCCAATGAACCCTTCCTGAAAGACAACCGCTGGATCAGTGAGCTGAAAATAAAGGCAGGCGTGGGTAAAGCGGGCAATGACCAGACCAACCAGGGCCGTTATCTCTATCAGCAATATTACAGGTATGTGGCCGGCAGCATTACCGGTAACAACAGCCTTAACTATAACAATGGGTTGAGCCTGGGCCGCATTGCCAGCGCGGATATCAGCGCTGAAGAAAGCACTAAGTATGAAGCCGGCTTCGACCTGTCCCTGCTGAGCAAGATCAATATCAACGCCAGCTGGTTCCTGGATAAACGCAGCGGGATCATCACCCGCAATAACCTGGTGCCAGGCTTCCTGGGATACACCGGAGCAGATATGCTGCCACTGCAGAATATTGGTAAAGTGACCAACAGCGGTGTAGAACTGGCTATCAGCTATACAGACAAGGTTGGCGATTTTACCTATGGCGCAGAACTGATGGGTACTTATGCTAAAAATAAGATCGACTACCAGGCGGAGATCCCCAACAAGAATGGTTTTTCCAATACTACCGGTCTGCCAATCGGTACGCCGATGGGACTGGTGGCTACGGGCTTTTACCAGCTGGAAGATTTCAATGCCGACGGTACTTTGAGATCAGGCATTCCTGTTCCTGGTTTCGGACCTGTGCAGCCTGGTGATATCCGCTATGCAGACCTGGACAACAATGGCATTGTTGATAACACAGATATCACTAAGATCGGTAACCCGGGTTATCCTAAATTCTATTATGCTTTCAACCTGCATGTAGCGTACAAGAGCTTTGACCTGTCGGCCCTGTTCCAGGGTGCCTCCGGTCTGAGTGTAAACCTGCTGGGCTCAGCCTATAACCTGGCGGTCCCCTTTGTTGGTAACACTACTATTTATCCGCTGGCCGGCAATGCCTGGGCCTATTATCCAGAACAGGGGATAGACACCCGCAACAGCGCCAGTTCCCCCCGCCTGACCACGGTGAGCAATACTAATAACTATACCAACTCTACTTTCTGGATGAAGGATGCCAGCTTTTTAAGGCTGCGCAACCTGCAGCTGGGTTACTCCATGCCGGAACAACTGGTCCAGAACCTGCACCTCCAGAAATTGAGGGTGTTTGTGACGGCGGTCAACCCGGTGCTTTGGTCCGGTTTCTACAAGGACTACGGACTGGATCCTGAAACTCCTGCCGGTTATCCCGGAATTAAATCATGGAACGCAGGCGTTTCTTTATCCTTCTAA
- a CDS encoding glycosyl hydrolase, producing the protein MTKTILCLLLGLSTCFCNKGNASAAVAPQVGLLSGAAAVVTPSPVAGSAYTGSLYLSYSGGNGAVYTAGNEIASSGVEGLTAVLQEGTLLNGMGSLTYNISGLPASAGNAVFNLSFGGQSATVTVVVAEKAAANLLYWGFFDDSGTPLSSYAGYGKKASTTMMFDHWDVDGNKDFPVAFCNTVSAAGYLPHVTWEPRLGLTELMSGKYDNDIKKYGESIALFGKPVILRFAHEFNGDWYPWSINGEELVPAATYVQAFRYVQDRIKAAGAANAFWAWAPNCVNGAKNPQSLESYYPGDDYVDLVGMDGYNFGTSQTWSNWQSFSAIFGNLYDWINKNHPDKPIFIAEMGCSSTGGDKIAWINDMFVQLEKTFPKIRSFVWFNINKETDWRFTETQGSINAFKAGVNGARVVADASLGGLLK; encoded by the coding sequence ATGACTAAAACAATTCTTTGTCTGCTATTAGGACTAAGTACGTGCTTTTGTAATAAAGGAAATGCTTCAGCTGCAGTGGCGCCCCAGGTGGGGCTGCTGAGTGGTGCGGCAGCCGTGGTAACACCTTCGCCGGTGGCCGGCAGTGCGTATACAGGAAGCCTGTACCTGTCCTATTCCGGAGGTAATGGAGCGGTGTATACAGCCGGCAATGAAATTGCTTCTTCGGGTGTGGAAGGTTTGACAGCGGTATTGCAGGAAGGTACCTTGCTGAATGGTATGGGCTCGCTGACCTACAATATCAGCGGCTTGCCTGCCAGCGCGGGTAATGCGGTATTCAACCTGTCCTTTGGCGGTCAGTCTGCCACGGTGACGGTGGTGGTAGCAGAAAAAGCAGCAGCCAACCTGCTGTACTGGGGCTTTTTTGATGATTCGGGAACACCACTGTCCAGCTATGCCGGGTATGGGAAAAAGGCCAGCACTACAATGATGTTTGATCATTGGGATGTGGATGGTAACAAGGATTTTCCTGTTGCGTTCTGTAATACGGTGTCTGCGGCCGGTTACCTGCCGCATGTGACCTGGGAGCCCCGCTTAGGGCTGACCGAACTGATGTCCGGCAAGTATGACAATGACATTAAAAAATATGGCGAGTCAATAGCATTGTTCGGCAAACCTGTTATCTTGCGATTTGCGCATGAATTCAATGGCGACTGGTATCCCTGGAGCATCAACGGGGAAGAGCTGGTGCCTGCCGCAACCTACGTGCAGGCCTTCCGGTATGTACAGGACAGGATCAAAGCTGCAGGCGCTGCCAACGCTTTCTGGGCATGGGCGCCCAACTGTGTCAACGGCGCTAAAAATCCCCAGTCCCTGGAGTCATACTACCCCGGGGACGACTATGTAGACCTGGTAGGTATGGACGGCTATAATTTCGGTACCTCGCAGACCTGGTCTAACTGGCAAAGCTTCTCCGCCATTTTCGGTAACCTGTATGACTGGATCAATAAAAATCATCCGGACAAACCCATCTTTATTGCTGAAATGGGCTGCTCATCCACAGGGGGCGATAAGATTGCCTGGATCAATGACATGTTTGTGCAGCTGGAAAAGACTTTCCCGAAGATCAGGTCCTTTGTCTGGTTCAATATCAATAAGGAAACGGACTGGCGTTTTACCGAGACCCAGGGCAGTATCAATGCTTTCAAAGCAGGAGTGAACGGGGCGCGTGTGGTTGCTGACGCCAGCCTGGGCGGCTTGTTAAAATAA
- a CDS encoding RagB/SusD family nutrient uptake outer membrane protein, which translates to MSVQYNRTIIAAVTCAFIGLTGCSKDFLDTRLDTQPVQHNVDGSYSSLIQLANAPYAYLQQRNEFSSLDGNLFAAVTDEAVQTNSVGDVYLFNNGNWNQFNNPDDRYNYYYAGIYSVNYFLEYLQKNGGNYRAMLAINRDTITADTRLTYLNDVALMGYAIPEAHVLRAYFYFELIKRYGGVPLLTQTYSASDKPAVSMSGFDELVNFIVTEIDTYKNSLQPNWKTSDFTNQDGRFTIGAALALKARVLLYAASPLHNAAGSATKWQAAAAAANEALVFAQRADAAGGRNSLDGNYRNYFLGNNTLTSNETILAIRYAASNDLERANYPIATAGGNSGVTPTDDLVKAYELTGAAVPDNPYANRDPRLGFTIVTNGSTWNSRVIDQSPGGTDDMRRVNASKTGYYLKKFMNDNVDLVNNAVNPHNWPVFRYGELLLVYAEAMNEAYGPDNNNGFVLTAREALNQVRARPGVNLPGVIAAGQTEFRAAVKQERRVELAFENHRYWDLVRWGDAATVQSRAVTGVQVTKNTSGAFVYTPKTVQNRVFLSPKMNYYPFPQSEVNISNGVLIQNAGW; encoded by the coding sequence ATGAGCGTACAATATAACAGAACAATAATTGCGGCAGTGACCTGTGCCTTCATCGGACTGACGGGTTGCAGCAAGGACTTCCTGGATACCAGGCTGGATACACAACCGGTGCAGCACAATGTTGACGGCAGCTACAGCAGCCTGATCCAGCTGGCCAATGCACCCTATGCCTATCTGCAGCAGCGCAATGAGTTTTCATCGCTGGATGGTAACCTGTTTGCCGCAGTGACGGACGAGGCCGTACAGACCAACAGTGTGGGAGATGTATACCTGTTCAATAATGGCAACTGGAACCAGTTCAATAATCCTGACGACCGGTACAACTATTATTACGCCGGGATCTATTCTGTCAACTATTTCCTGGAATACCTCCAGAAAAATGGCGGCAACTACCGGGCTATGCTGGCCATCAACAGGGATACTATCACGGCGGATACGCGGCTGACCTACCTCAATGATGTGGCGCTGATGGGTTATGCTATTCCTGAAGCACATGTGCTGCGTGCCTATTTCTATTTTGAACTGATCAAAAGGTATGGCGGGGTGCCCCTGCTGACCCAGACCTATAGCGCCTCGGATAAACCCGCGGTCAGCATGTCCGGCTTTGACGAGCTGGTGAATTTTATCGTCACAGAAATTGATACCTATAAAAATTCGCTGCAGCCCAACTGGAAGACCTCTGATTTTACCAACCAGGACGGCAGGTTCACCATTGGTGCGGCGCTGGCCCTGAAAGCGAGGGTATTGCTGTATGCCGCCAGCCCGCTGCACAATGCAGCCGGCAGCGCCACTAAATGGCAGGCTGCTGCCGCTGCCGCCAATGAAGCGCTGGTCTTTGCCCAACGCGCAGATGCTGCTGGTGGCAGGAACAGCCTGGATGGCAATTACCGGAACTATTTCCTCGGTAACAATACGCTCACCAGCAATGAGACCATACTGGCCATCCGGTACGCGGCCAGTAATGATCTGGAACGAGCCAATTATCCTATTGCCACGGCCGGCGGGAACAGTGGGGTCACACCCACGGACGACCTGGTAAAAGCTTATGAACTGACAGGCGCTGCTGTGCCTGATAATCCCTATGCCAACAGGGATCCCAGGCTGGGCTTTACCATTGTGACTAATGGCAGTACCTGGAACAGTAGGGTGATTGACCAGTCGCCCGGCGGCACGGATGATATGCGGCGGGTGAATGCCAGCAAGACGGGGTATTACCTGAAAAAATTCATGAATGATAATGTGGACCTGGTCAACAATGCGGTCAACCCGCACAACTGGCCGGTATTCCGGTATGGTGAATTGCTGCTGGTCTATGCGGAAGCTATGAATGAAGCCTATGGACCGGATAATAACAATGGTTTTGTGCTGACGGCCCGCGAGGCGCTGAACCAGGTGCGCGCCAGGCCGGGAGTGAACCTGCCGGGGGTGATTGCTGCCGGACAAACGGAGTTCCGGGCGGCTGTGAAGCAGGAACGCAGGGTAGAGCTGGCCTTCGAGAACCACCGGTACTGGGACCTGGTCCGCTGGGGTGATGCGGCTACTGTGCAGAGCAGGGCGGTGACAGGCGTGCAGGTTACAAAGAATACTTCGGGCGCATTTGTGTATACGCCAAAGACCGTGCAGAACAGGGTATTCCTGTCGCCCAAAATGAACTACTATCCTTTCCCTCAGTCCGAGGTCAATATTTCAAATGGGGTGCTGATCCAAAATGCGGGCTGGTAA
- a CDS encoding DUF1735 domain-containing protein: MNGKKITAVLLTAFAVLLFLSSCEKDDSTKEYGTQLIYMPQSANVSLGLNAIYPVPSSSNNASPTGMNYLVDEATETTNVILGVALSGSAAGSYSVDITVNNDTIQQLLDNGTLGSNYVAMPASGYTLPARLDVSDKGHATFYLAVSNSLIVDPAYFGKHLVVAVQISNATRYSIDREKATTIVDLNIAGLFPSATATSEINVSEGLNVTFTGQNLDKVTALNLTGSDISLPIVSQSASSMVVTMPAMAAFNRGTVDLVTPFGTTQSGFELVNVDNAYKVFTDDYGANIGSNTDGDDYGSQQGRNTSVSKRGTASLAITYYGNNYSPGGLLNTAQFVNDGYQYITFWARSTTNGTGNEGIQMSLMGDGMPEGYGNDFAGVGIIVGPEWTYYKIAIGSSAAKPMWSKGSSFRKFGWRLNNWNVPNNEVVYFDDILFVK; the protein is encoded by the coding sequence ATGAATGGTAAAAAAATAACTGCCGTATTACTGACTGCGTTTGCCGTCCTGCTGTTCCTGTCCTCCTGTGAAAAGGATGACTCCACAAAGGAATATGGCACGCAGCTGATCTATATGCCGCAAAGCGCCAATGTGTCTTTGGGCCTTAATGCTATCTACCCGGTGCCCAGCTCCTCCAATAATGCCAGTCCAACAGGAATGAACTATCTGGTGGATGAAGCTACTGAAACCACCAATGTTATCCTGGGCGTTGCCCTGTCCGGTTCCGCGGCAGGCTCCTACAGTGTGGACATTACCGTGAACAATGATACTATCCAGCAATTGCTGGACAATGGGACGCTGGGCAGCAACTATGTGGCTATGCCGGCATCCGGGTATACGCTTCCTGCAAGGCTGGATGTTTCAGACAAAGGTCATGCTACTTTCTACCTGGCGGTGAGCAATAGCCTGATCGTTGACCCTGCCTATTTCGGCAAGCACCTGGTAGTAGCTGTGCAGATCAGCAATGCTACCCGCTACAGCATCGACAGGGAGAAGGCTACTACTATTGTGGACCTCAATATTGCCGGGCTGTTCCCTTCTGCTACCGCTACCTCGGAGATCAATGTCTCCGAAGGGCTGAATGTAACTTTTACCGGGCAGAACCTGGACAAGGTAACGGCCCTTAACCTCACCGGTTCCGATATCAGTCTGCCCATTGTATCGCAATCAGCCAGCAGCATGGTGGTGACCATGCCGGCCATGGCTGCGTTCAACAGGGGTACGGTAGACCTGGTGACACCTTTTGGCACTACCCAGTCCGGATTTGAACTGGTCAATGTGGACAATGCCTATAAAGTATTCACAGATGATTACGGCGCCAATATTGGTTCCAATACCGATGGGGATGATTATGGCTCACAGCAGGGCCGGAATACCAGCGTGTCCAAACGTGGTACGGCCTCCCTGGCCATTACCTATTACGGTAATAACTACTCGCCGGGCGGCCTGCTCAATACTGCCCAGTTTGTGAACGATGGGTATCAGTATATCACTTTCTGGGCCAGGAGCACTACCAATGGCACCGGTAATGAAGGTATCCAAATGTCATTGATGGGAGATGGTATGCCGGAAGGTTATGGAAATGATTTTGCCGGTGTTGGCATTATTGTAGGGCCTGAATGGACCTATTACAAAATTGCCATCGGGTCTTCCGCCGCCAAACCTATGTGGAGCAAGGGCAGTTCCTTCAGGAAGTTCGGCTGGCGCCTGAACAACTGGAATGTGCCAAATAATGAGGTAGTGTATTTTGACGATATCCTGTTTGTAAAATAA
- the bglX gene encoding beta-glucosidase BglX: MKRITLPCVLLMLVMACGDSTQNPAYKRSDLPIEDRVKDLLKRMTVEEKAGQFNQLSGDLATGPASGNADWKQKIERIKNGEVGSMLNVVGAAKTRQVQEAALQSRLGIPLFFGYDVIHGYKTIFPIPLAEACSWDLEGATRNAATAALESSSAGVHWTFGPMCDISTDPRWGRVMEGAGEDPWLGAQLAAARVKGLQGNFDSTHILACIKHFAAYGAVEGGKEYNYTDMSRVALWNKYLPPYKAAVEAGAASLMNGFTTFEGVPVTGNKYLVTDVLKDQWGFKGFLVSDWNSIGEMVNWGYATDKKDAADKAFAAGSMIDMETQAMGQYIPELVKEGRISEKDLDDAVGRILYFKFKLGLFDHPYAFCDEQREASTLLNAAHRQQALESAKRAIVLLKNDNKVLPLKKSGQKIALVGLYAREKKHLFDFWIAQGDFNQAVSLQEGMAATFGAASASFSDGYSLDTAAAKAALIQEAVGKARSADVVVVNIGLPGGLAGEDRSMANIDIPQDQVNLLRELKKTGKPVVAVVAAGRPMILTGILELCDAIVYSWILGTEGGNAIAQVLAGDYNPSGKTVMSFPKALGQIPVYYNHFNTGRPNPTDNAGNWYSRYRDVANDPLYPFGYGLSYTQFTYSNLAVKDTALQQNDTLRVSVTVTNSGEVDGEEVAQLYIRDVTASIVRPVKELKGFQKVLLKKGESRELHFALAATDLAFYDATGKAVLEPGSFGLFVGGNSRDVLSGSFWLK; this comes from the coding sequence ATGAAACGTATAACCCTTCCCTGTGTGCTGCTGATGCTTGTTATGGCCTGCGGCGATTCAACACAGAACCCTGCCTACAAACGGAGCGATCTGCCCATTGAAGATCGCGTAAAAGACCTCCTGAAACGAATGACCGTTGAAGAAAAAGCAGGTCAGTTCAACCAGCTTTCGGGCGATCTGGCTACCGGTCCTGCATCAGGTAATGCCGACTGGAAGCAGAAAATAGAAAGGATCAAAAATGGCGAGGTGGGCTCCATGCTGAACGTGGTGGGCGCCGCCAAAACCCGCCAGGTACAGGAAGCCGCCCTGCAAAGCAGGCTGGGCATTCCCCTGTTCTTTGGTTATGATGTGATCCATGGCTACAAAACCATATTCCCCATTCCCCTGGCCGAAGCCTGCTCCTGGGACCTGGAAGGCGCAACGCGCAATGCCGCTACTGCCGCCCTGGAATCTTCTTCCGCAGGCGTACACTGGACCTTTGGTCCTATGTGTGATATCAGCACGGATCCGCGCTGGGGCCGGGTGATGGAAGGCGCCGGTGAAGATCCCTGGCTGGGCGCCCAGCTGGCCGCCGCCCGCGTGAAAGGCCTGCAGGGTAATTTTGATTCTACCCATATCCTGGCCTGTATCAAGCATTTTGCGGCCTATGGCGCCGTGGAAGGCGGGAAGGAATATAATTACACGGATATGTCACGCGTGGCGCTCTGGAACAAATACCTGCCGCCCTATAAGGCTGCTGTAGAAGCCGGCGCCGCTTCCCTGATGAATGGCTTCACCACTTTTGAAGGAGTGCCTGTTACCGGTAATAAGTACCTGGTGACCGATGTCCTGAAAGATCAGTGGGGCTTTAAAGGTTTCCTGGTGAGCGACTGGAACTCTATCGGAGAAATGGTGAACTGGGGCTATGCCACAGACAAAAAAGATGCTGCGGATAAAGCCTTTGCCGCCGGCAGTATGATAGATATGGAAACACAGGCCATGGGACAATATATCCCTGAGCTGGTGAAAGAAGGCAGGATCTCCGAAAAAGACCTGGACGATGCCGTGGGCAGGATTCTGTATTTTAAATTCAAGCTGGGACTGTTTGATCATCCCTATGCTTTCTGCGATGAACAAAGAGAAGCCAGCACCCTGCTCAATGCCGCACACAGGCAGCAGGCGCTGGAATCCGCCAAACGTGCTATCGTTCTATTGAAAAATGATAACAAAGTACTGCCCCTGAAGAAGAGCGGTCAAAAGATAGCCCTTGTTGGATTGTATGCCCGGGAGAAAAAACACCTGTTTGATTTCTGGATCGCGCAGGGTGATTTTAACCAGGCTGTTTCCCTGCAGGAAGGTATGGCCGCCACTTTTGGAGCAGCCAGTGCCAGCTTCAGTGATGGCTATTCACTGGATACTGCTGCTGCCAAAGCAGCACTGATACAGGAAGCTGTTGGCAAGGCCCGCAGTGCGGATGTAGTGGTGGTGAATATTGGCTTACCTGGTGGACTGGCCGGTGAGGACCGGTCAATGGCCAATATTGATATTCCCCAGGACCAGGTCAACCTGCTCCGGGAACTGAAGAAGACCGGCAAGCCCGTAGTAGCCGTAGTAGCTGCCGGCCGGCCAATGATCCTGACCGGTATCCTGGAGTTGTGTGACGCCATTGTTTATTCCTGGATACTGGGCACAGAAGGCGGTAATGCCATTGCGCAGGTGCTGGCGGGCGATTACAATCCTTCCGGCAAAACGGTGATGAGCTTCCCGAAAGCACTTGGTCAGATCCCTGTTTATTACAATCATTTCAATACCGGCAGGCCCAATCCCACAGATAACGCCGGCAACTGGTACAGCCGCTACCGCGATGTGGCCAACGATCCGCTGTATCCTTTTGGCTATGGTCTGAGCTATACACAATTTACTTATAGCAACCTGGCAGTAAAAGATACTGCGTTACAGCAGAATGATACCCTTCGGGTGAGTGTAACAGTGACCAATAGTGGTGAAGTGGATGGTGAGGAAGTGGCGCAGCTGTACATCCGTGATGTAACGGCTTCCATTGTCCGGCCGGTGAAAGAACTGAAAGGATTCCAGAAGGTCCTGCTGAAAAAGGGCGAGTCCCGCGAGCTGCATTTTGCACTGGCTGCTACGGACCTGGCTTTCTATGATGCCACAGGCAAGGCAGTGCTGGAACCCGGCAGCTTCGGTCTCTTTGTAGGTGGTAACTCAAGGGATGTGCTGAGTGGTAGTTTCTGGTTAAAATAA